The Aureispira anguillae genome contains a region encoding:
- a CDS encoding sensor histidine kinase: MDYKNNIGLIFAHITFWLLLAASPFYFNTQLFGISVAIVRTVIPISCILMVAYGNNLFIIKQLFRRKNFVWYYPFLAYSLIIPITLFAFEFLFEFVNTLTNIEVSLVIEARQHGEIIDIERSDSSFPRSIIGLIVIFTLFVSSLYGLAIEFMQRDRQEIKLKAANLKNELKLLRSQMNPHFLFNAMNNLYAIVQLKPEKAGEFVLKLSDMLRYVTYDCQNEKVSIHKEIDYLNNYIYFQKWRDQNFQDIDLTIEDNHSNLQIEPMLLIPFVENAFKHSYDHNGSIRRWVKIHLKNTPNKLIFEIQNNLSTSNTQEDVPDEYMGIGIENVRKRLELLYKNKHQLHIKKTLHDFQIQLIIQH; the protein is encoded by the coding sequence ATGGATTATAAAAATAATATCGGACTCATTTTCGCTCATATAACATTTTGGTTATTATTGGCTGCTTCTCCGTTTTACTTTAATACACAATTATTTGGAATTTCTGTAGCTATTGTTCGAACCGTTATCCCCATTAGTTGTATTCTTATGGTTGCTTATGGCAATAATCTTTTTATCATCAAACAGCTCTTTAGACGAAAGAATTTTGTCTGGTACTATCCCTTTTTGGCTTATAGCCTTATCATTCCTATTACCTTATTTGCTTTCGAATTTCTTTTTGAGTTCGTTAATACCCTCACCAATATCGAAGTTTCGTTAGTCATAGAAGCACGGCAGCATGGAGAAATCATTGACATAGAGAGAAGCGACTCTAGTTTTCCTCGCTCTATTATTGGCTTGATCGTTATTTTTACACTTTTTGTGAGTTCTCTTTATGGTTTGGCGATTGAATTTATGCAGCGAGACCGCCAAGAAATAAAATTAAAAGCAGCCAACCTAAAAAATGAGCTAAAGCTATTGCGTAGCCAAATGAACCCACACTTTTTGTTCAATGCCATGAATAATTTATATGCTATTGTACAACTAAAACCAGAGAAGGCAGGCGAGTTTGTCCTAAAATTGTCTGATATGCTCCGTTATGTAACCTATGACTGTCAAAATGAAAAGGTTTCTATCCACAAAGAAATTGATTACCTCAACAATTACATTTATTTTCAGAAGTGGCGAGATCAAAATTTTCAAGATATTGATTTAACAATAGAAGATAACCATAGTAACTTGCAGATAGAACCAATGCTTTTGATTCCCTTTGTAGAAAATGCTTTTAAACACAGCTATGACCATAATGGCTCTATTAGAAGATGGGTCAAAATCCACCTCAAAAATACCCCCAATAAATTAATATTTGAAATTCAAAATAATCTTTCTACCTCCAACACCCAAGAAGACGTTCCTGATGAATATATGGGAATTGGAATAGAAAATGTGAGAAAACGATTGGAGCTATTGTATAAAAACAAACATCAGCTGCACATCAAAAAAACACTTCATGATTTTCAAATACAGCTAATTATCCAGCATTGA
- a CDS encoding LytR/AlgR family response regulator transcription factor yields the protein MTIKCLVVDDEQLAREMLEAYISKIPELELVQLCKSSFEAQTILQTNPIDLMFLDIQMPQQSGIDFLNQLGNNKPNVIFTTAYPNYAIQGFELEVIDYLLKPISFDRFRQSVQKALKNFKIAYKAEEFDRQQEQKEQFIMVHSEHKHHKILLQDIIYIESLKEYVRYHTSKGKIIELNSMKRLESELPSNQFIRIHRSYIVSLHQIQSYQNGHLVLKVPLELPIGKTYKKVILEKLFK from the coding sequence ATGACTATAAAATGCCTTGTTGTAGACGATGAACAGCTAGCTAGAGAGATGTTAGAGGCGTATATAAGCAAAATCCCTGAGCTGGAATTGGTGCAGCTTTGTAAATCTTCCTTTGAAGCACAAACAATACTTCAAACCAATCCAATTGATTTGATGTTCTTGGATATTCAAATGCCTCAACAATCGGGAATTGATTTTTTAAATCAATTGGGCAACAACAAGCCTAATGTTATTTTTACAACCGCCTACCCTAATTATGCCATACAGGGTTTTGAGTTAGAGGTCATTGATTACCTACTAAAACCTATTTCTTTTGATCGATTTAGGCAGTCTGTACAAAAAGCATTAAAAAATTTCAAGATAGCCTATAAAGCAGAAGAATTTGATCGCCAACAGGAGCAAAAAGAGCAATTTATCATGGTGCATTCTGAACATAAGCATCATAAAATTTTACTCCAAGATATTATTTATATTGAATCGTTAAAAGAATACGTTCGTTATCATACCTCTAAGGGCAAAATTATAGAACTCAACTCCATGAAACGATTAGAATCAGAATTGCCCAGCAACCAATTTATTCGCATCCATCGCTCTTATATTGTCTCTCTTCATCAAATTCAAAGCTACCAAAATGGTCATTTAGTCTTAAAAGTCCCCTTAGAATTGCCCATTGGGAAAACGTACAAAAAAGTAATTCTAGAAAAGCTGTTTAAATAA
- a CDS encoding YciI family protein, with translation MKEFMMIFRNDYNPNIKPSPEQLQANVKKWQDWIGGIAAQGKFVGTNRLGFEGKTLNPNNVITDGPYTEIKEIIGGYIIVKSNTIDEALELAKNCPVLDIGGNVEVRDIMSITL, from the coding sequence ATGAAAGAGTTTATGATGATTTTTAGAAATGATTACAATCCTAACATCAAGCCATCTCCTGAGCAGCTCCAAGCTAATGTAAAAAAATGGCAGGATTGGATTGGAGGCATTGCAGCACAAGGAAAATTTGTAGGAACCAACCGATTGGGCTTTGAGGGCAAAACATTAAACCCCAATAACGTTATTACAGATGGTCCTTATACAGAAATTAAAGAAATTATAGGGGGGTATATTATCGTCAAATCCAATACGATTGATGAAGCATTAGAATTAGCGAAAAATTGTCCTGTATTAGACATTGGGGGCAATGTAGAAGTCAGAGATATTATGTCCATTACGCTATAA
- a CDS encoding RNA polymerase sigma factor: MNKQHLIPHLFRNEFSKIVTVLCKKFGLANIQLAEDIVAETFLIATETWGLKGIPPNPTAWLYAVAQNKTKDILKRNQVFKHKITPDLKDQPITSATFQLDLSEQNILDGQIQMLFALCNPAISTTSQIALALKILCGFGVHEIANAFLTNKATINKRLHRGKQKLRQQNIDLSFPLPHEIENRLPNILSILYLLFNEGYYSKTAQKTLQKDICLEAMQLLYNLLKYPPTNQPQTNALMALFCFQASRFDARTNHLNEPILYAHQDQNIWDKELIAKGNYYLNLSAQKNMVTKYHLEAAIAYWHTNVTTPAKEKWEAILQLYNQLLQIAYSPIAALNRTYALSQTNSCSEAIQEALKIDLKDNHLYYALLAELYKDLDPQKQLEYLQLTLAFAKTENDRKVLLKKIKAVRVD; this comes from the coding sequence ATGAACAAACAACACTTAATTCCACATCTATTTAGAAATGAATTCAGCAAGATCGTAACGGTTCTTTGCAAAAAGTTTGGTTTAGCCAATATACAACTGGCTGAGGATATTGTCGCAGAAACGTTTTTGATTGCTACAGAAACTTGGGGACTAAAAGGAATTCCCCCCAATCCTACAGCTTGGTTATATGCGGTTGCTCAAAATAAAACCAAAGATATACTCAAAAGAAATCAGGTTTTTAAACACAAAATAACCCCAGACTTAAAAGATCAACCGATAACGTCGGCTACTTTTCAGCTCGATCTATCAGAACAAAATATATTGGATGGTCAAATTCAAATGCTATTTGCGCTCTGTAATCCAGCCATCTCTACCACATCCCAAATTGCTTTAGCATTAAAAATTTTGTGTGGATTTGGCGTTCATGAAATTGCCAACGCTTTTTTGACCAACAAAGCAACCATTAATAAAAGACTGCACAGAGGCAAACAAAAATTAAGACAACAAAATATTGATTTATCGTTCCCACTCCCCCACGAAATAGAAAATAGGCTGCCCAATATTCTATCCATCCTTTACTTACTGTTTAATGAAGGATACTACTCCAAAACAGCACAAAAAACACTACAAAAAGATATTTGCTTAGAAGCTATGCAGCTCCTCTATAACTTACTAAAGTATCCCCCCACTAATCAACCCCAAACCAATGCACTCATGGCCTTATTTTGTTTTCAAGCCTCTAGGTTTGACGCAAGAACCAATCATCTAAATGAGCCTATTTTGTATGCTCACCAAGATCAAAACATTTGGGATAAAGAATTAATTGCTAAAGGCAATTATTATTTGAACTTATCCGCACAAAAAAACATGGTTACCAAATATCATTTAGAAGCAGCCATAGCCTATTGGCATACCAATGTGACGACTCCTGCAAAAGAAAAATGGGAAGCAATCTTACAATTGTACAATCAGCTGCTACAGATAGCGTACTCCCCAATTGCTGCCCTAAATCGCACCTATGCCCTATCCCAAACCAACAGTTGCTCAGAAGCAATTCAAGAGGCGCTAAAAATTGACCTAAAAGACAACCATTTATATTACGCTTTATTGGCTGAACTTTATAAGGATTTAGATCCCCAAAAACAGTTAGAGTATTTACAATTGACCTTGGCATTTGCCAAAACTGAAAATGATCGCAAGGTGTTACTCAAAAAGATAAAAGCTGTTCGGGTAGACTAA
- a CDS encoding phasin family protein — MENLIKKVLYTGVGIVAATTERLQNSIDELVEKGKISEEEGKKVVDDVVKNAETQRPQFENRFKKIVDSAFDKMNLPQSDAFSKMEKRIKSLEVKVGLLAKEVERQKAERKEAEKK, encoded by the coding sequence ATGGAAAATCTAATTAAGAAGGTCCTGTATACAGGAGTTGGGATTGTTGCTGCAACTACAGAACGCCTACAGAATTCTATTGATGAATTGGTAGAAAAGGGAAAAATTTCTGAAGAAGAAGGTAAGAAAGTAGTCGATGATGTTGTTAAAAACGCAGAAACACAACGCCCTCAATTCGAAAATAGATTTAAAAAAATAGTAGATTCAGCTTTTGACAAAATGAATTTGCCTCAAAGTGATGCCTTTTCTAAAATGGAAAAGCGAATTAAATCATTGGAGGTGAAGGTTGGGCTTTTGGCAAAAGAAGTAGAACGCCAAAAAGCTGAACGAAAGGAAGCTGAAAAAAAATGA